In Aggregatibacter sp. 2125159857, one DNA window encodes the following:
- a CDS encoding OsmC family protein — protein MINGLDIERFRTTMAAVENDHTKGKAALRADSRWVSGTKNEISVRRFPAFTTDEPKNMGGENAAPSPMEYLIGAAAGCCSIGFELQAAQAGVKLEQFEISARGGIDMAKLFGMEDGYGGLDNLVLTVKVKADADLPTLQNFADRSAANSPVLNSLKARAKVVVEKI, from the coding sequence ATGATTAACGGGTTAGATATCGAACGTTTTCGAACTACCATGGCAGCGGTTGAAAACGACCATACAAAAGGCAAGGCAGCATTACGCGCCGATTCGCGCTGGGTATCCGGCACGAAGAACGAAATCTCCGTGCGCCGCTTCCCTGCCTTTACCACAGACGAACCGAAAAACATGGGCGGTGAAAACGCCGCCCCAAGTCCGATGGAATACCTGATCGGCGCTGCTGCAGGCTGCTGCTCCATAGGTTTCGAGTTGCAAGCAGCACAGGCAGGCGTGAAACTGGAACAGTTTGAAATATCCGCAAGGGGCGGTATCGACATGGCCAAACTGTTCGGCATGGAAGATGGCTACGGCGGACTGGATAATCTGGTGCTAACCGTAAAAGTAAAAGCCGACGCCGACCTTCCTACTCTGCAAAATTTCGCCGACCGCTCCGCCGCCAACTCGCCAGTGTTGAATAGCCTGAAAGCGCGGGCAAAAGTGGTTGTGGAAAAAATCTAG
- a CDS encoding helix-turn-helix transcriptional regulator, with the protein MPQQTMNLMRECIPIFTVLSDENRHQILRVLWEHGRMNVNELAEHLHLSRPAVSHHLKIMLQAGAVAVEQVGKERFYSIAMADAVARLKQLADLMAQNCPLSK; encoded by the coding sequence ATGCCGCAACAAACGATGAATCTAATGCGCGAGTGCATTCCCATCTTTACCGTGTTGAGCGATGAAAATCGCCATCAAATCCTGCGCGTGCTGTGGGAACATGGCAGGATGAATGTGAATGAGCTGGCCGAGCATCTGCATCTGTCGCGCCCTGCTGTGTCGCATCATTTGAAAATCATGCTGCAAGCTGGTGCGGTGGCGGTAGAGCAGGTCGGCAAAGAGCGGTTTTACAGTATTGCCATGGCGGATGCGGTGGCGAGGTTGAAACAGCTTGCCGATTTGATGGCTCAAAATTGCCCGCTTTCAAAATAG
- a CDS encoding thioredoxin family protein: MQQLHTLKDIEQAIATHPLVSLYIKAPICGVCTVVAAQLDSALAVEGNVYAVKADIAEIPEMAGRFHVLTAPAWLLFYQGKEVERMARFIPQTQMKQTLAKWTKVAESGHQ, from the coding sequence ATGCAACAACTACACACTCTGAAAGACATCGAACAGGCCATCGCCACACACCCTTTAGTATCACTGTACATCAAAGCCCCAATCTGCGGTGTTTGTACGGTCGTGGCCGCCCAGCTTGACTCAGCTTTGGCGGTGGAAGGAAATGTGTATGCCGTAAAAGCCGATATTGCTGAAATACCCGAAATGGCTGGACGTTTCCACGTGCTGACCGCACCTGCATGGCTGCTGTTTTATCAAGGCAAGGAAGTAGAACGAATGGCCCGCTTCATCCCTCAGACACAGATGAAGCAGACATTAGCAAAATGGACAAAAGTAGCAGAAAGCGGGCATCAGTAA
- a CDS encoding NAD(P)H-dependent oxidoreductase, with protein MNILLLNGGKEFGHSHGELNNTLHKKAKEVLTALGHNVKETVIDAGYDVEAEIEKFLWMDAVIWQMPVWWMHEPWTVKKYIDEVFIAGHGKLYHSDGRHRVSPTEGFGTGGLLQGKKHMLSLTWNAPIEAFTREGDFFEGKDVDAVYMPFHKLNEFIGLTRLPTFTCNDVVKNPQVEQYFADYQAHLEKVFG; from the coding sequence ATGAACATTTTATTATTAAACGGTGGAAAAGAATTCGGCCATTCGCATGGTGAGTTAAACAACACGCTTCACAAAAAAGCAAAAGAAGTTTTGACCGCACTTGGACACAATGTAAAAGAAACTGTGATTGATGCTGGCTATGATGTTGAGGCAGAAATCGAAAAATTCTTGTGGATGGATGCCGTGATTTGGCAGATGCCTGTTTGGTGGATGCACGAGCCTTGGACAGTGAAGAAATACATAGATGAAGTATTTATCGCTGGACACGGCAAGCTTTACCACAGTGATGGCCGTCATCGTGTTAGTCCAACTGAAGGCTTCGGTACAGGTGGTTTGTTGCAAGGCAAAAAACACATGCTTTCGCTTACTTGGAATGCGCCGATTGAAGCGTTCACCCGTGAAGGCGACTTCTTTGAAGGCAAAGATGTGGATGCTGTGTACATGCCTTTCCACAAACTCAACGAGTTCATCGGTTTGACCCGTCTACCGACATTTACATGTAACGATGTAGTTAAAAATCCACAAGTAGAACAATACTTCGCAGACTACCAAGCACATTTGGAAAAAGTGTTCGGTTAA
- a CDS encoding aldo/keto reductase has product MGFCPPFCQSLIGTKYGKSVAQVITRWLVERDIIVVAKSTKPERMAENLNIFDFALSDEDKAEITKLDGTFATIVNHDTVDNLKRISAWKMGV; this is encoded by the coding sequence GTGGGCTTTTGCCCACCATTTTGTCAGTCGCTAATTGGTACGAAATATGGCAAATCCGTGGCGCAAGTGATTACCCGCTGGCTGGTGGAACGCGACATCATCGTGGTGGCAAAATCCACCAAACCCGAACGCATGGCGGAAAACTTGAACATCTTTGACTTTGCACTTAGCGATGAAGACAAAGCAGAAATTACCAAACTGGACGGCACGTTTGCCACCATCGTCAATCACGACACGGTGGATAATTTGAAGCGCATCTCTGCGTGGAAAATGGGCGTGTAA